Proteins from a genomic interval of Salmo salar chromosome ssa14, Ssal_v3.1, whole genome shotgun sequence:
- the LOC106570500 gene encoding lens fiber membrane intrinsic protein produces the protein MYSFMGGGLFCAMVGNILLVVSTATDYWMQYRLSGSFAHQGLWRYCMSGKCYMQTDSIAYWNATRAFMILSGMSCFAGIIAGILSFAHFSAFERFNRSFAAGIMFFVSTLFVLLAMAIYTGVTVNFLGKRFGDWRFSWSYILGWVALLMTFFAGIFYMCAYRMHECRRGGGPTR, from the exons ATGTACAGCTTCATGGGAGGGGGCCTGTTCTGTGCCATGGTGGGGAACATCCTGCTGGTGGTCTCCACAGCAACAGACTACTGGATGCAGTACCGTCTGTCGGGCAGCTTCGCCCACCAGGGCCTGTGGAGGTACTGCATGTCGGGCAAGTGTTACATGCAGACGGACAGCATCG CATATTGGAATGCCACCCGGGCCTTTATGATCCTGTCAGGGATGTCGTGCTTTGCGGGCATCATCGCAGGCATCCTCTCCTTCGCCCACTTCTCCGCCTTCGAGAGGTTCAACCGCTCCTTCGCTGCAGGGATCATGTTTTTCGTCTCCA CCTTATTTGTTCTTCTGGCAATGGCCATCTACACGGGTGTAACAGTGAACTTCCTGGGCAAGCGTTTCGGTGACTGGCGTTTCTCTTGGTCCTACATATTGGGCTGGGTAGCACTGCTCATGACGTTCTTTGCAG GGATATTTTACATGTGTGCCTACAGAATGCATGAATGTAGGAGAGGAGGCGGCCCTACACgctag